A region of Dictyostelium discoideum AX4 chromosome 1 chromosome, whole genome shotgun sequence DNA encodes the following proteins:
- the samkD gene encoding SAM domain-containing protein, whose product MEKSIESISSSTLNILDNKNYKKWDNETVCKWLLNNIKTIQKVSIEIFQANEIIGKDLEFLTDKILLKMGVGIRDILNFKFEYQILKNCYNNNNNNNHITINNFNYNFNNFKININKDLLKVVVNAPIININEYQYIETISKNKFCEIEKYKKSQTKVNEYIIIKKIIKNSTLNEEKLINEIDTIYLLDHPNLIKIIGYCKDKNYFYIGMKYYETFKFKQSNISKFGKNFEQVIRKISFKILSAIDYLHSLEPPIIHGNINAKNILLDNENNEPILIDFGLSYKSIDLLTNQKTQFISPCFITPEYFYKKTKNKISKEADIFSFGSTISNMIKGGTDFKEDEEGFEELKRTFAGVLTSRDKVSFDYRSLFTEINKDEPCFRPSSKELLKSFWFVEPPQPSFKTSEITTNLLIYYLKKYGCYIIRDGVAMVSLNFNENIYSTSSIIGSEFSHQPKINEKHKYFKEINQFYSKILSESFQAKIGWYLLNLNNEFKDKPYFKNIFLSFSTSDKLEINSVADLNLKLTIFFYNSITMSLIYQTIYQKPKSFKIVDYL is encoded by the exons atggAAAAGAGTATAGAATCAATTTCTTCCTCtactttaaatattttagataataaaaattataaaaaatgggATAATGAAACAGTATGCAAATggcttttaaataatataaaaacaatacaaaaagtttcaattgaaatctTTCAAGCAAATGAAATCATTGGaaaagatttagaatttttaacagataaaatattattaaaaatgggTGTTGGAATTCGTGATAtcttaaattttaaatttgaatatcaaattttaaaaaattgttataataataataataataataaccatattactattaataattttaattataattttaataatttcaaaataaatataaataaagatttattaaaagttgTTGTAAATGctccaattattaatattaatgaatatcaatatattgaaaccatttcaaaaaataaattttgtgaaattgaaaaatataaaaaaagtcaAACTAAAGTGAatgaatatataattattaaaaaaattattaaaaattcaacattgaatgaagaaaaa ttaattaatgaaattgatacaatttatttacttgatcatccaaatttaattaaaataattggatattgtaaagataaaaattatttttatattggaatgaaatattatgaaacatttaaatttaaacaatcaaatatatcaaaatttggtaaaaattTTGAACAAGTTATTAGAAagatttcatttaaaattttaagtgCAATCGATTATTTACATTCATTAGAACCACCAATTATTCATGGAAATATTAATGCAAAGAATATATTAttagataatgaaaataatgaaccaATTTTAATAGATTTTGGGCTATcatataaatcaattgatttgttaacaaatcaaaaaactCAATTCATAAGTCCATGTTTTATTACACcagaatatttttataaaaaaacaaaaaataaaattagtaaagAAGCtgatatttttagttttggttcaacaatttcaaatatgaTAAAAGGTGGAACCGATTTCAAAGAGGATGAAGAAGGATTTGAAGAATTGAAAAGAACGTTTGCAGGTGTTCTCACTAGTCGTGATAAAGTATCCTTTGATTATAGATCATTATTCACTGAAATCAATAAAGATGAACCATGTTTTAGACCAAGTTCAAAAgaacttttaaaatcattttggTTTGTTGAACCACCTCAACCATCTTTTAAAACTTCGGAAATTACaacaaatcttttaatttattatttaaaaaaatatggtTGTTATATAATTCGAGATGGTGTAGCTATGGTTTCCCTTAATTTCAATGAAAACATTTATTCTACCTCAAGTATTATAGGTTCTGAATTTTCACAtcaaccaaaaataaatgaaaaacataaatattttaaagaaattaatcaattttattcaaaaatcTTATCAGAATCATTTCAAGCAAAAATTGGATggtatttattaaatttaaacaatgaatttaaagataaaccatattttaaaaatatatttttatctttttcaactTCTGATAAACTTGAAATCAATTCTGTCGCTGatcttaatttaaaattaacaatttttttttataactcTATTACTATGagtttaatttatcaaacaatttatcaaaaacctaaaagttttaaaattgttgattatttataa
- the fbl gene encoding rRNA 2'-O-methyltransferase — protein sequence MEGRGGSRGGAMARGGGRGGFGGGRGGFGGGDRGGRGGGRGGFGGGDRGGRGGFGGGRGGRGGFGGGDRGGRGGARGGRGGARGGKPAAGGKPGAKVIVEKHPRHEGVFIVRGKEESLATLNSVPGESVYGEKRVSVGEGEDKKEYRIWNPFRSKIAAGLHRGVDEIHIKPGSKVLYIGAASGTTISHVSDIVGPTGVVYGIELSHRPGRDLIGMAKKRTNVIPIIEDARHPQKYRMLIGMVDVVFADVAQPNQAQIVAQNSAYFLKNEGHFIISIKASCIDSTAPTEVVVQNEITKLKKEKLRPQHLLKTLDPYERNHSLVIGVYRKFGSSEK from the exons atggaAG gAAGAGGTGGTTCTAGAGGTGGTGCTATGGCTCGTGGTGGTGGTCGTGGTGGTTTTGGCGGTGGTAGAGGTGGTTTTGGCGGTGGTGATCGTGGTGGCCGTGGTGGTGGTAGAGGTGGTTTTGGCGGTGGTGATCGTGGTGGTAGAGGAGGTTTTGGCGGTGGTCGTGGTGGTAGAGGTGGTTTTGGCGGTGGTGATCGTGGTGGTAGAGGTGGTGCCCGTGGTGGTAGAGGTGGTGCTCGTGGTGGTAAACCAGCTGCAGGTGGTAAACCAGGTGCTAAAGTTATTGTTGAAAAACATCCAAGACACGAAGGTGTATTCATTGTTAGAGGTAAAGAAGAATCATTAGCCACATTAAACTCTGTACCAGGTGAATCAGTTTACGGAGAAAAGAGAGTTTCAGTTGGTGAAGGCgaagataaaaaagaatacaGAATTTGGAATCCATTCAGATCAAAGATTGCCGCCGGTTTACATCGTGGTGTTGATGAAATTCATATTAAACCAGGTAGTAAAGTACTCTACATTGGTGCTGCTTCAGGTACTACCATTTCACATGTTTCAGATATAGTTGGTCCAACCGGTGTTGTCTATGGTATTGAATTATCCCATCGTCCAGGTAGAGATTTAATTGGTATGGCCAAAAAGAGAACCAATGTTATCCCAATCATTGAAGATGCTCGTCACCCACAAAAATATAGAATGCTCATCGGTATGGTCGATGTTGTATTTGCTGATGTTGCTCAACCAAATCAAGCTCAAATTGTTGCTCAAAACTCTGCTTACTTTTTAAAGAACGAAGGTCACTTTATCATTTCAATTAAAGCAAGCTGTATCGATTCAACTGCTCCAACTGAAGTTGTTGTACAAAATGAAATCacaaaattaaagaaagaaaaattaaGACCACAAcatcttttaaaaactttagaTCCATATGAACGTAATCACTCTTTAGTAATTGGTGTCTATAGAAAATTTGGTTCAtctgaaaaataa